Proteins encoded by one window of Petrotoga sp. 9PW.55.5.1:
- a CDS encoding alpha/beta hydrolase family protein: MNKGIFYESNSFYSEKIRGNMRYSIYLPSNYNNESRKYPVIYLLHGHDGNEISWKRKGLIDQTFDSMIEQGEMPPMVAVMPDAKNSWYVNSPSGIMYESALVEDLTEYIQKNYKVYSNRENRFIAGISMGGYGALKLAFKYPDKFLAAASLSGAILKDVPPEKETDLDGNEIKVREKFYHDAYGEPFDPVFWEKENVFNYIQNLKDCGLELPVYISCGNEDYFYLYQGAVELYHQLRKNKIPTELYIKNGNHDWLLWSQEIKEVLKFITRSIQLY, encoded by the coding sequence TTGAATAAAGGAATTTTTTATGAATCAAATTCCTTTTACAGCGAGAAAATTAGGGGAAATATGAGATATTCTATCTACCTTCCATCAAATTATAATAATGAATCTAGAAAATACCCAGTCATATATTTACTTCATGGTCATGATGGAAATGAAATTAGTTGGAAAAGAAAAGGGTTGATAGATCAAACTTTTGATAGTATGATTGAACAAGGCGAGATGCCTCCTATGGTTGCAGTAATGCCAGATGCAAAAAATAGTTGGTATGTGAATTCACCATCTGGTATAATGTATGAATCTGCTTTGGTTGAAGATTTGACTGAATATATTCAAAAAAACTACAAAGTTTATAGTAATAGAGAGAATAGATTTATAGCTGGTATCTCCATGGGTGGGTACGGTGCGTTGAAGTTAGCTTTTAAATATCCAGATAAATTCCTAGCTGCAGCAAGTTTGAGTGGAGCAATATTGAAAGATGTACCCCCTGAAAAAGAAACGGATTTAGATGGAAATGAGATAAAAGTAAGAGAGAAATTTTATCATGATGCATATGGGGAACCGTTTGATCCAGTTTTTTGGGAAAAGGAAAATGTTTTTAATTATATTCAGAACTTAAAAGATTGTGGATTAGAACTTCCAGTATACATTTCATGTGGAAATGAAGATTATTTTTATCTATATCAAGGAGCTGTTGAATTGTACCATCAATTGAGAAAGAATAAAATACCTACAGAATTGTATATTAAAAACGGTAACCATGATTGGCTTTTATGGAGTCAAGAAATCAAGGAAGTTCTAAAATTTATTACAAGATCTATTCAACTGTATTGA
- a CDS encoding folate family ECF transporter S component → MERKNATYKMVMNSLFIVLSIVLSRILAIRIPLGNVEIIRFGFGTIPMFLAAFIFGPLDGFLVGAFADLIGYWINPMGAFLPQFTLTSALHGLIPGLVFKYTFKKRINYWTLAVSCALGELVGITLTPFFLNQAFGVPYAVLMPPRIGGYAVSFFLNPLIVLLIITRIPQINRLLENK, encoded by the coding sequence ATGGAAAGAAAAAACGCAACATATAAGATGGTTATGAATTCTCTTTTCATTGTTCTATCAATTGTTTTATCCAGAATTCTAGCTATTAGAATTCCTCTTGGAAATGTAGAGATTATTAGGTTTGGTTTTGGAACGATCCCCATGTTTTTGGCTGCTTTTATTTTTGGCCCATTAGATGGTTTCTTAGTTGGTGCGTTTGCAGATTTAATTGGATACTGGATAAATCCTATGGGAGCTTTTTTACCTCAATTTACTTTGACTTCTGCTTTACATGGGTTGATTCCAGGGTTGGTTTTTAAATACACATTTAAAAAAAGAATTAATTATTGGACATTAGCTGTATCATGTGCTTTAGGAGAGCTTGTAGGAATAACATTAACACCATTTTTTCTTAATCAGGCTTTTGGAGTTCCATATGCGGTGTTAATGCCTCCAAGAATCGGAGGTTATGCAGTTTCATTTTTTCTAAACCCATTAATAGTTTTATTAATAATTACCAGAATACCACAAATAAATAGACTTTTGGAGAACAAATAA
- a CDS encoding 50S ribosomal protein L11 methyltransferase: MDKYYEYIFKINSRDEEKIIDDFINFGFNTFYIEYDVNTSEIFLRVYFKTEEQMKYITDLLSKYDLQLVSNSITEEKKWLEEWVKSLDVFEFVDGVWVNPFSNKKIKKPGLVLNIIPGSAFGTGLHPTTKLPAKLLIKIGCEGKDVLDVGTGSGILSVLAKKMWAKKVVALDNDILAIEKAKETANLNKANIDIRKSDFLQAIKENERFDILISNIVAEVLIDLMNDLKFKSVLKENAFVIFSGIIQSKEELVIKHAEKIGLSLKERMEDVSWIALLFQKKN; the protein is encoded by the coding sequence ATGGATAAATATTATGAATATATATTTAAAATTAACTCTAGGGATGAAGAGAAAATAATAGATGATTTTATAAATTTTGGATTTAATACTTTTTACATAGAATATGATGTAAATACTTCTGAGATCTTTTTAAGAGTATATTTCAAAACAGAAGAACAAATGAAATATATAACTGATTTATTATCAAAATATGATTTGCAATTAGTTTCTAACTCAATTACCGAGGAAAAAAAATGGCTGGAAGAATGGGTGAAATCTCTTGATGTGTTTGAATTTGTAGATGGTGTATGGGTAAATCCTTTTAGTAACAAAAAAATAAAAAAGCCTGGGTTAGTTTTGAATATAATACCCGGTAGCGCATTTGGTACAGGTTTACATCCAACAACCAAATTACCAGCAAAACTTCTTATAAAAATAGGTTGTGAAGGTAAAGATGTTTTGGATGTAGGAACGGGAAGCGGTATATTGTCTGTTTTAGCTAAAAAGATGTGGGCAAAGAAGGTTGTTGCCTTAGACAATGATATACTGGCTATTGAAAAAGCAAAAGAAACTGCCAATTTAAATAAAGCCAATATTGATATAAGAAAATCTGATTTTTTGCAAGCTATTAAAGAAAATGAACGTTTTGATATACTCATTTCAAACATAGTAGCGGAAGTTCTTATTGACTTGATGAATGATTTAAAATTTAAAAGTGTTTTAAAAGAAAATGCCTTTGTTATCTTTTCTGGTATAATTCAAAGTAAGGAAGAATTGGTTATAAAGCATGCAGAAAAAATTGGTTTGAGCTTAAAAGAAAGAAT